Genomic segment of Drosophila takahashii strain IR98-3 E-12201 chromosome X, DtakHiC1v2, whole genome shotgun sequence:
CATCTGAGCAGCAGGATCTCGGCCAGCGGTTCGCCGCCCACTCAGCTGGGACACGGACAGGGCGCCATGGGAGCCACCATCGTCCAGACGCACCATCTCCACCAGCAACTCACCCAGCCACTGACTTTGCGCAAGAGCAGCCCGCCCACGGAGCATTTGCTCAGCCAGTCGATGCAGCATCTCACCCAGCAGCAGGCCCTCCACCTGCACCACCTGctcggccagcagcagcagcagcaggcgtcgcatccccagcagcaacagcaacagcagcaacagcaacagcagcaacagcagcagcagcagcaacactcgCCGCACTCCTTGGTGCGCGTGAAGAAGGAACCGAATGTGGGCCAGCGGCACTTATCGCCCCATCACCAGCAGCAATCGCCGCacctgcaacagcaacagcagcagcaacacctacaccagcagcagcagcaacacctacaccagcagcaacaccaccagcagcagcagcaaccacagGCGCTGGCCCTCATGCATCCCGCCTCGTTGGCGCTGAGGAACAGCAACCGGGATGCGGCCATTCTGTTTCGGGTGAAGAGCGAGGTGCACCAGCAGGTGGCCGCCGGGCTGCCGCATCTGATGCAGTCCGCCGGCggagcagcggcggcagcagcggcggcagtgGCCGCCCAGCGGATGGTCTGCTTCAGCAATGCGCGGATCAACGGGGTCAAGCCGGAGGTGATTGGCGGACCGCTGGGCAATTTGCGACCGGTGGGTGGAGGTGGCAACGGAGGAGGCGGTTTGagtggcggcggaggaggagggggcTCATCCGTGCAATGCCCCTCGCCGcatccctcctcctcctcctcctcgtcgcaGCTGTCGCCGCAGACGCCCTCGCAGACGCCGCCCCGCGGCACGCCCACCGTCATCATGGGCGAGAGCTGCGGGGTGCGGACCATGGTCTGGGGCTACGAGCCACCGCCGCCAACGGTGGGTCAGTCGGTGGGgggacagcagcaacagcagcagcatccccagcagcaacagcagcaacagtcgcCGCACCACcagccgcaacagcagcagcagcagcaacactgcCTCTCCTCGCCCTCCGCCGGCTCCCTGACGCCCTCCTCCTCCGGCGGCGGCTCGGTGGGCGGACCCCTGACGCCCTCGTCCTCGGTGACGCCGCAGAACAACGAGGAGGCCGCCCAGCTGCTGCTCTCCCTGGGACAGACGCGCATCCAGGACATGCGGGCCAGGCCGCATCCCTTCCGCACGCCGCATGCCCTCAACATGGAACGCCTGTGGGCGGGCGACTACTCGCAACTGCCGCCCGGTCAACTGCAGGCCCTCAATCTGagtgcccagcagcagcagtggggCAGCAGCAACTCGGGCGGCGGACTGGGCGGCGGAGTGGGCGGAGGACTGGGCGGAAGGGGCGGAGGCCTGGAGGCGCCGCACGAGCCAACCGACGAGGACGAACAGCCGCTCGTCTGCATGATCTGCGAGGACAAGGCCACTGGGCTGCACTACGGCATCATCACGTGCGAGGGGTGAGTTTCTAGGATCATTAATATgggatttttaatatattttaatactttagCCGAAGTAAAACTTAGGcttttaaattatacaaatttatttgttttttttaacgggTCACCAACTTAAAGTacataattatatagataatTACTACATTAGATCGATTTGACAtctaagatcaattttaatttgatatgtggccaggtaaatttgacttGGTCGAAAatagtatttcatgtaaaagtGATATGggttttttgttgtgtgtagtaaaagtaataataattttaaatataaataaaaaataattgtataatTAGCTGTCTAAATATTAGTAAACGTTCGCTTACAATTTATTCATAATTCAATTCCCTtgattaaattcacttttaaaaaaacataaaaaaaagaaaaatatatatagaattATTGTTAGCACgagaaatacatttattttcctttaaaaatgaaataatctcTAGAACCTTaattaattacactatgcagcatcaaaaattaacctcgatgaatgctatttttttggattcgttacgaattcccaagttaaactgcgttttccaaagagttccccgacgcaaggattcttagcaaaaggacctcaaagttcgaaaaatgctgaatttgaccaactttgcggagctctcagaggcaaatggatgcatggcttggttcgaagttaaagttttttaaaagatacaccctttatcttttaaaccccatacataaaataattttaggattttttttaaggcagaaataaattccaaaaatcatagtcaaaaaactgaaaaacatacagctgcggtcaaaatagtagcagtgttgccgccttgtgtttttaaaagtttgatgttgtaatttttgcttatccaattagtctaatagtaaaattataatcaatacaatattacgaggaaaagatcaattacaacaacaaacttttaaatacacagggcggcaacactactaccattttgaccgctgctgtatacttttatgttttttgactatgttttctagaatttgtttctgccttaaaaaaaatcttaaaaattttttaagtatggggtttaaaagataaagggtgtatcttttaaaaaactttaacatcgaatcaaaccatgcatccatttgcctctgagagctccgcaaagttggccaatttcagcatttttcgaactttgaggtccttttgcttagaatccttgcgtcggggaacttttttgaaaacgcagtttaacttgggaattcgtaacgaatccaaaaatatagcatccatcgaggtaaatttaaaaagcactaaaaatgctgcacagtgttatttagcgatatttttaaaataacataactAAGAACTAAGGCCATTTCTTCATGCTGGGatttctataaaaaacaaaaataaaaaaaaataaaaaaaatggagaaAATAGGTTTAGAATATTATGGATTATGCGTAGCTTAAAGTTAGGATTATAAAAGTGCCATAGATAACAgggagattaaaaaaaaatatattaaataagaaataaataaaaaacaagaaaggaagctagcttcggccagccgaagcttatatacccttgcagatcattcctattaattaacaaatcgcaaaaatgttaattttctaatatttctcatttattttccgatcgttcctatggcagctatatgatatagtcgtccgattttgatcaaattaaaattgaaattcggaaatatttaaaaagagtcatatcctagagtagaagataatacaataaaaatcaaagaagctagaatttatttcctattacttttccattaattttccgatcgttcctatggcagctatatgatatagtagtccgattttttaaataattaattcgaaattcagaaatatttaaaaaataacatccccaaaagtagaaggtaatatttcaaaaaacaccgaagctagaattttttaaagtttttttcttccgatccttcctatgggagctataagatatagttgtccgatccggtcggctccgacatatatactacctgcaatagaaagaagacttttgcgaaagtttcgtcccgatagctcaaaaactgagagactagtttgcgtagaaacagacagacggacagacggacagacggacagacggacagacagacagacggacagacggacagacggacatggctagatcgactcgtcttgtgatgctgatcaagaatatatatactttatggggtcggaaacgtctccttcactgcgttgcaaacttctgactgaaatcataataccctctgcaagggtataaatataaaaaataattaaaataaataagtggaACAAATAGGTTTCGAATATAATGGATTATGCATGATTTAAAGTTAGGATTATAAAAGTGCCATAGGTAACAAggagataaaaaaataaaataataaaaaaataaataaaaaaaaaaataataaattaaaaaataaacaaaaatttcaaaaaatggaGCAAATAGGTTTCGAATATTATGgattatgaataatttaaagttggGATTTTAAAAAGCCATAGGTAAAAgggagttaaaaaaaatatagtaaattatttaaattgaagagAAGTAAAAGTAAATGTTGATAAGTTCAGATTAGACACTTAGACACTTGACAATGCTTCGCAGTTTCTAATCTTCTATCCCTATCCTATCCTATCCCATCCACCAGGTGCAAGGGCTTCTTCAAGCGGACGGTGCAGAACCGACGCGTCTACACCTGCGTGGCGGACGGCACCTGCGAGATAACCAAAGCACAGCGCAACCGTTGTCAGTATTGTCGATTTAAGAAGTGCATCGAGCAGGGCATGGTGCTGCAAGGTGAGTGGTCTTACTAGGGACTTGTCGTAGATCAGCCCCTCCTAACCAGGATTCCTTCTCTCCCTTTAGCCGTTCGCGAGGATCGCATGCCGGGCGGTCGCAACAGCGGCGCCGTCTACAATTTGTACAAGGTGAAGTACAAGAAGCACAAGAAGACCaaccagaagcagcagcagcaggccgcccagcagcagcagcagcagcaacaggcggcggcgcagcagcaacaccagcagcagcaacaccagcagcagcagcaacatcagcagcaccagcagctgcACTCGCCGCTgcaccatcaccaccaccaGGTGGGTCACCAGTCGCACcacccgcagcagcagcaccacccgCAGCTGTCGCCGCACCACCTGTTGTcgccgcaacagcagcaactggCCGCCGCGGTGGCCGCAGCTGCGcagcaccaacagcagcagcagcaacagcaacagcagcagcaggccaaGCTGATGGACATGAAGCCCATGTTCCTGGGACCGGTGCTCAAACCGGAGCTTCTCCAGGCACCGCCCATGCACAGTccggcgcagcagcagcaacagtcgtCGCCGCATCTCTCGCTCAGCTCGccgcaccagcagcagcagcagcaacagaatcaccaccagcaacagcaaccagGTGGAGTATCTGGGGCACAACTGCCGCCGCATCTCGTAAACGGAACGATACTGAAAACGGCGCTGACCAATCCCAGCGAGATTGTGCATCTGCGCCACCGCCTCGACTCGGCGGTGAGCTCCTCGAAGGACCGGCAGATCTCCTACGAGCACGCCGTGGCCATGATCCAAACGCTGATCGACTGCGATGCCATGGAGGACATCGCCACGCTGCCGCACTTCAGCGAGTTCCTCGAGGACAAGTCGGAGATCAGCGAGAAGCTGTGCAACATCGGCGACTCGATTGTGCACAAGCTGGTGTCGTGGACCAAGAAGCTGCCCTTCTATCTGGAGATCCCCGTGGAGATACACACCAAGTTGCTGACGGACAAGTGGCATGAGATACTCATCCTGACGACGGCCGCCTATCAGGCGTTGCATGGCAAGCGGCGGAGCGGcgacagcggcagcagcaggcaCAGTTCACCAGCCTCGACGCCCTCGACGCTGGTTACCTCGCCACCGGGAACGCCCAATGCCTCGCCCGCCGCCCAGCCGCTGCACAAGGACGATCCGGAGTTCGTGAGCGAGGTGAACTCGCATCTGAGCACCCTGCAGACCTGCCTGACCACGCTGATGGGTCAACCGATTGCCATGGAGCAGCTGAAGCTGGACGTTGGCCATATGGTGGATAAGATGACCCAGATCACGATCATGTTCCGGCGCATTAAGCTCAAGATGGAGGAGTACGTTTGCCTGAAGGTCTACATACTGCTGAACAAAGGTACGTGGTTTGCCGCTCTATACAATCtatactttatatatattatattatatatcttTACAATCCAGCAGAAGTGGAACTGGAGAGCATCCAGGAGCGGTATGTCCAGGTGCTGCGCTCCTACCTGCAGAACTCCTCGCCGCAGAATCCGCAGGCGAGGCTCAGCGAGCTGCTCTCCCACATACCAGAGGTAGGTTCTTGGATCTACACTAGTGCAcacggcataattattttgacagatttgaaTGTTAGCTGTACtcaccagggaccgtaaataatcattatttgagatttttattttaaaaagactactgtgatattttgttttaaacgtcaaaattAACGTTccttttactcttgtccacaaagtatatgtatTTCAACAAAtatggaaagcaaattaactattatttgttcatgtctataaagtgcataaaaaccagttaaattgttgattaaaacttgtaaaaacctcagtaagccttttaaaataaaaatctcaaataatgaataattacggtccctgatagaaagagcacttcaattccgtttaaatgacacaaaagtgttcttaacccattaagacccctttgaaaagtgagcaaattttgtgaaagtcaaaaatgttttgatgcaaactttttccccaatcaaaattgattataactgcaaaaaaaaatatttcaaaatatttttccttgtattttttatgattttttgaatggaacgATCTCAGTAAAATGTTGTATGAAAAGTTGgaaaaagcggctaaaattttcatttttaaaaatattttgaattttttcttttttgttcagttattattaattttgattggggaaaaactttgcatcaaaacatttttggtgccaaaatgtttcttttataaattcaaaatatgagaagatttaacttaaaaatttgtcaaaataattatgccgaccaGTGTAGAGGATCACCCTTCACCCCTAAAACTCTCCCCATTCCTTAACCCACCTTTTAGATCCAGGCTGCCGCCAGTCTGCTGCTCGAGAGCAAGATGTTCTATGTGCCCTTCGTGCTCAACTCGGCGAGCATAAGGTAGCAGATGCTTGAGCACGGCCTGCTGCCAGATCCTCCGGGTTCTCCGGGTTCTCCGGTTTCTCCGCTGCAGGAGCGCCGGCGGctgaggcagcagcagcagcagcagcaacagttgctGCGCGATCTGCCCAAGATTAAGATCGAGATTGGGCAGGCACAGGAGCAgccagaggaggaggagcagccagAGGAGGAGCAACAGGAGGAGCCATCCCGATCCACGTCCATTTTAAAGACTTCGCTGCTCAGTGGAGCGGCGGCCACTTTGGCCACCTTGACGGCGGCTGCCGAGCAGATAGCCCGATCCtcccacagcagcagcagcaacaacagcagcagcaacagtttaGAAGAGAGCAAAAGACTTGagcatcaacaacaacaacagcaaccacaacagcatcagcagcaacaatatACATCAATACTACACACGGCCTTAATGTCACAGCGTTCgatgccagcagcagcaacatcaacagcagcaacaacagcagcaacatcaacagcagcaactacATCGCCCACGCCTGCGCATGTGCTGAAAACAGCGGTGACCTTGGCCAGTCTAAGTGAGATAGCCACTGcacgccagcagcagcagcagcaattgctggcgttgcagcagcaacagcaacagaaactGCCCAGAAGGATAATCAACTTTGGCAGCAGCACTGCCACCAAAGGAttgggagcaggagcagcagcagcagcagcagcagcagcagcagcagcatcagtgggcatggcaacagcaacagcaacacttggacgcagcagcaacagcaacaatcgcCAGCAACTGGTCCCCAGTCAAGTGGGCCAAGTGGCGAATGGTAAGCAGAAAGACTTGTGAGCCCTGTGTTTGCGATAACGTTTGTGTACCCCTTGTGTTACCCtcgcaacaacagcaacagcgcgTCTGCTCAACGGCAACTGTTGCGGCCGATTGCAGGcgaccggcagcagcaacagcagcagcaacaacagcaacaacagcaacacggTCAACATGGAAACCCAGACCGACGAGGAGTTGCTGCCACAGCTGCTAGCCATGCCCCCACAAGCAGCAACATTATCATTATCGCCATCAAAATCACCATCAccatcagcaacatcaacgATTTCATTAgcaatgcagcagcagcagcagcagcagcaacaacaatggactGCCGTGTCGACGACGCCGGCAACAGGAGtgatgatgacgacgacgacgacacaATCACAAGCAACATTAGcaccacaacaacagcaacaaccacTGCCACAACCACAACAATTGAATACAGAAAtcaacagaaaaacaaaaagaacaaccaaaaccaaaacaacaaccaGAACAACACACAaaatcagcaacaacaacttcaACTTCAACAATAACTATAACAATatgaataacaacaataatataAACAACACTGCCAGAGAATCTGCCTCTGCCTtcgcctccgcctccgcctcagccactgccacgcccactgccaGAATAGCGCGACACCAGCGACCgacagccacgcccccaacgcccacgcccacgcccacaGCCACCACCTCAGCTTCTGTTACTGTAGTTGTGTTCAAAACAATGTTACCTGATGACTGAATTATTTTAGAATCGTACACGTAGAgcatgttttattatgattacCACACTATGATTACCACTTACGATTTACAATTTACGATTTACAATTTACGATTTACGATTATGATTACGATTATGATTACGATTACGATATGAGTATGTCTGGATATCATTACCTATTAACTATTCATTAGTTATGGCTTATCgattattactattattactatttactATTTACTATTGCTACATGCATAATGTAGAGCCTAATTGATCTATCGTGTATTTTAGTTTGTCTAATTGTTGGATCCCTGTACTAtatcccacacacacataacaCATAAACACATAACATATAAACACCATATTTGATCCTCAcccccaaacacacacacaaactcaCACACAATCATTACTAAGGAAGGATACGCATATATGTGCAAAGTTGAAACATTTTAACCATGTAATTCTTTTGTGTTCTCGCTGAATGGAGAAGGAGCGATTAACAGAGAGAGAGTGTTAAACGAGTAGGATTATGAGTATGTAGC
This window contains:
- the Hr4 gene encoding hormone receptor 4 isoform X1 — protein: MLPERVTIIPKIQKHTKSKAKSNEKAKTKKPQANTHKSKARKATTATAKAKTTIGKQENFLFLSKFEQSAKTRKNEIMTSIGIMTLSRGPYSELDKMSLFQDLKLKRRKIDSRCSSDGESIADTSTSSPDLLAPMSPKLCDGGLGPGASSVGVGGVSLNLPLPLPMSLPLPLPLPLTSASSATAAVTVSLAAVVAAVAEGSGGGSVAGTTVVTASVAGPCVSTSSTTTAAAASSSTPSSLSSSLSSSSSSSSTNSSSSSSTSTTAGATSSTTATCPASSSSSSNKSGGSIKQELHTEIHSSSSAISAAAASTVMSPPPAEPARSSPETPTNESGSGGATGGSGGSATGGSAINEHQNNGNGSGGSSRASPDSLEEKPSTTTTPTNGVMSSGGGAGNGGGATGSSAKLSEAGMSVIRSVKEERLLSVSSKMMAFHQQREQESKAAGHVTVLVTPSRIKSEPPPPASPSSTSSTLRERERERERERERERERDRERDISSSQQHLSSRISASGSPPTQLGHGQGAMGATIVQTHHLHQQLTQPLTLRKSSPPTEHLLSQSMQHLTQQQALHLHHLLGQQQQQQASHPQQQQQQQQQQQQQQQQQQQHSPHSLVRVKKEPNVGQRHLSPHHQQQSPHLQQQQQQQHLHQQQQQHLHQQQHHQQQQQPQALALMHPASLALRNSNRDAAILFRVKSEVHQQVAAGLPHLMQSAGGAAAAAAAAVAAQRMVCFSNARINGVKPEVIGGPLGNLRPVGGGGNGGGGLSGGGGGGGSSVQCPSPHPSSSSSSSQLSPQTPSQTPPRGTPTVIMGESCGVRTMVWGYEPPPPTVGQSVGGQQQQQQHPQQQQQQQSPHHQPQQQQQQQHCLSSPSAGSLTPSSSGGGSVGGPLTPSSSVTPQNNEEAAQLLLSLGQTRIQDMRARPHPFRTPHALNMERLWAGDYSQLPPGQLQALNLSAQQQQWGSSNSGGGLGGGVGGGLGGRGGGLEAPHEPTDEDEQPLVCMICEDKATGLHYGIITCEGCKGFFKRTVQNRRVYTCVADGTCEITKAQRNRCQYCRFKKCIEQGMVLQAVREDRMPGGRNSGAVYNLYKVKYKKHKKTNQKQQQQAAQQQQQQQQAAAQQQHQQQQHQQQQQHQQHQQLHSPLHHHHHQVGHQSHHPQQQHHPQLSPHHLLSPQQQQLAAAVAAAAQHQQQQQQQQQQQQAKLMDMKPMFLGPVLKPELLQAPPMHSPAQQQQQSSPHLSLSSPHQQQQQQQNHHQQQQPGGVSGAQLPPHLVNGTILKTALTNPSEIVHLRHRLDSAVSSSKDRQISYEHAVAMIQTLIDCDAMEDIATLPHFSEFLEDKSEISEKLCNIGDSIVHKLVSWTKKLPFYLEIPVEIHTKLLTDKWHEILILTTAAYQALHGKRRSGDSGSSRHSSPASTPSTLVTSPPGTPNASPAAQPLHKDDPEFVSEVNSHLSTLQTCLTTLMGQPIAMEQLKLDVGHMVDKMTQITIMFRRIKLKMEEYVCLKVYILLNKAEVELESIQERYVQVLRSYLQNSSPQNPQARLSELLSHIPEIQAAASLLLESKMFYVPFVLNSASIR
- the Hr4 gene encoding hormone receptor 4 isoform X2, with the protein product MLPERVTIIPKIQKHTKSKAKSNEKAKTKKPQANTHKSKARKATTATAKAKTTIGKQENFLFLSKFEQSAKTRKNEIMTSIGIMTLSRGPYSELDKMSLFQDLKLKRRKIDSRCSSDGESIADTSTSSPDLLAPMSPKLCDGGLGPGASSVGVGGVSLNLPLPLPMSLPLPLPLPLTSASSATAAVTVSLAAVVAAVAEGSGGGSVAGTTVVTASVAGPCVSTSSTTTAAAASSSTPSSLSSSLSSSSSSSSTNSSSSSSTSTTAGATSSTTATCPASSSSSSNKSGGSIKQELHTEIHSSSSAISAAAASTVMSPPPAEPARSSPETPTNESGSGGATGGSGGSATGGSAINEHQNNGNGSGGSSRASPDSLEEKPSTTTTPTNGVMSSGGGAGNGGGATGSSAKLSEAGMSVIRSVKEERLLSVSSKMMAFHQQREQESKAAGHVTVLVTPSRIKSEPPPPASPSSTSSTLRERERERERERERERERDRERDISSSQQHLSSRISASGSPPTQLGHGQGAMGATIVQTHHLHQQLTQPLTLRKSSPPTEHLLSQSMQHLTQQQALHLHHLLGQQQQQQASHPQQQQQQQQQQQQQQQQQQQHSPHSLVRVKKEPNVGQRHLSPHHQQQSPHLQQQQQQQHLHQQQQQHLHQQQHHQQQQQPQALALMHPASLALRNSNRDAAILFRVKSEVHQQVAAGLPHLMQSAGGAAAAAAAAVAAQRMVCFSNARINGVKPEVIGGPLGNLRPVGGGGNGGGGLSGGGGGGGSSVQCPSPHPSSSSSSSQLSPQTPSQTPPRGTPTVIMGESCGVRTMVWGYEPPPPTVGQSVGGQQQQQQHPQQQQQQQSPHHQPQQQQQQQHCLSSPSAGSLTPSSSGGGSVGGPLTPSSSVTPQNNEEAAQLLLSLGQTRIQDMRARPHPFRTPHALNMERLWAGDYSQLPPGQLQALNLSAQQQQWGSSNSGGGLGGGVGGGLGGRGGGLEAPHEPTDEDEQPLVCMICEDKATGLHYGIITCEGCKGFFKRTVQNRRVYTCVADGTCEITKAQRNRCQYCRFKKCIEQGMVLQAVREDRMPGGRNSGAVYNLYKVKYKKHKKTNQKQQQQAAQQQQQQQQAAAQQQHQQQQHQQQQQHQQHQQLHSPLHHHHHQVGHQSHHPQQQHHPQLSPHHLLSPQQQQLAAAVAAAAQHQQQQQQQQQQQQAKLMDMKPMFLGPVLKPELLQAPPMHSPAQQQQQSSPHLSLSSPHQQQQQQQNHHQQQQPGGVSGAQLPPHLVNGTILKTALTNPSEIVHLRHRLDSAVSSSKDRQISYEHAVAMIQTLIDCDAMEDIATLPHFSEFLEDKSEISEKLCNIGDSIVHKLVSWTKKLPFYLEIPVEIHTKLLTDKWHEILILTTAAYQALHGKRRSGDSGSSRHSSPASTPSTLVTSPPGTPNASPAAQPLHKDDPEFVSEVNSHLSTLQTCLTTLMGQPIAMEQLKLDVGHMVDKMTQITIMFRRIKLKMEEYVCLKVYILLNKEVELESIQERYVQVLRSYLQNSSPQNPQARLSELLSHIPEIQAAASLLLESKMFYVPFVLNSASIR
- the Hr4 gene encoding hormone receptor 4 isoform X5; amino-acid sequence: MNAQQPLILEQPKASSVVVVAASPAAEIEAATSTEAVASASATSPESISNTQNGSGINGNNHGCRRISQEEQDQQDQKDHNDQVKDVVANKLTIIKTPLNKTLLKKCNSNGSLQLQLQPHNNGNSNLSSNNNNSTRNSNNSANSDNIEIGACDSGLQSGNSNEQEPFANNNNDRHHHIYHHHHHHYHHHHGGGGGGDDKGETTSGDVASSSSADLRQVKEEPSLQDNDNHVKATAGEEEADKGGAAAEGAIGGATATATAAATAATPCNPSKCNKCNSHNNNSNCNNNNNTISNNNNNTNNNNNINNNNHYNNYNNYYKKKSRMPPICRIMTLSRGPYSELDKMSLFQDLKLKRRKIDSRCSSDGESIADTSTSSPDLLAPMSPKLCDGGLGPGASSVGVGGVSLNLPLPLPMSLPLPLPLPLTSASSATAAVTVSLAAVVAAVAEGSGGGSVAGTTVVTASVAGPCVSTSSTTTAAAASSSTPSSLSSSLSSSSSSSSTNSSSSSSTSTTAGATSSTTATCPASSSSSSNKSGGSIKQELHTEIHSSSSAISAAAASTVMSPPPAEPARSSPETPTNESGSGGATGGSGGSATGGSAINEHQNNGNGSGGSSRASPDSLEEKPSTTTTPTNGVMSSGGGAGNGGGATGSSAKLSEAGMSVIRSVKEERLLSVSSKMMAFHQQREQESKAAGHVTVLVTPSRIKSEPPPPASPSSTSSTLRERERERERERERERERDRERDISSSQQHLSSRISASGSPPTQLGHGQGAMGATIVQTHHLHQQLTQPLTLRKSSPPTEHLLSQSMQHLTQQQALHLHHLLGQQQQQQASHPQQQQQQQQQQQQQQQQQQQHSPHSLVRVKKEPNVGQRHLSPHHQQQSPHLQQQQQQQHLHQQQQQHLHQQQHHQQQQQPQALALMHPASLALRNSNRDAAILFRVKSEVHQQVAAGLPHLMQSAGGAAAAAAAAVAAQRMVCFSNARINGVKPEVIGGPLGNLRPVGGGGNGGGGLSGGGGGGGSSVQCPSPHPSSSSSSSQLSPQTPSQTPPRGTPTVIMGESCGVRTMVWGYEPPPPTVGQSVGGQQQQQQHPQQQQQQQSPHHQPQQQQQQQHCLSSPSAGSLTPSSSGGGSVGGPLTPSSSVTPQNNEEAAQLLLSLGQTRIQDMRARPHPFRTPHALNMERLWAGDYSQLPPGQLQALNLSAQQQQWGSSNSGGGLGGGVGGGLGGRGGGLEAPHEPTDEDEQPLVCMICEDKATGLHYGIITCEGCKGFFKRTVQNRRVYTCVADGTCEITKAQRNRCQYCRFKKCIEQGMVLQAVREDRMPGGRNSGAVYNLYKVKYKKHKKTNQKQQQQAAQQQQQQQQAAAQQQHQQQQHQQQQQHQQHQQLHSPLHHHHHQVGHQSHHPQQQHHPQLSPHHLLSPQQQQLAAAVAAAAQHQQQQQQQQQQQQAKLMDMKPMFLGPVLKPELLQAPPMHSPAQQQQQSSPHLSLSSPHQQQQQQQNHHQQQQPGGVSGAQLPPHLVNGTILKTALTNPSEIVHLRHRLDSAVSSSKDRQISYEHAVAMIQTLIDCDAMEDIATLPHFSEFLEDKSEISEKLCNIGDSIVHKLVSWTKKLPFYLEIPVEIHTKLLTDKWHEILILTTAAYQALHGKRRSGDSGSSRHSSPASTPSTLVTSPPGTPNASPAAQPLHKDDPEFVSEVNSHLSTLQTCLTTLMGQPIAMEQLKLDVGHMVDKMTQITIMFRRIKLKMEEYVCLKVYILLNKEVELESIQERYVQVLRSYLQNSSPQNPQARLSELLSHIPEIQAAASLLLESKMFYVPFVLNSASIR